CCTTGCCAGACATCGATGGCCTTACCGCCCGAGTATTGCTTGAGCATCCGGCGCACCAGGTCGTGCATATTCTGCAAGTTAGCCTCCGGCACCGACTGGTAAGGATGAAAAGAGAACACGTCGATGGCGTCCGTCAAACCGGCCTTTAATGCCGCTTCCAAAAAGGGAGGGTCCATCTTCGACATGGCTCCACCTACGATTTTCGCCTCCGGAATGGATTGGCGCACAGCGGCGGCGGTCACCTTGACCAGTTCGGCATACTCCGCGCCGTTGGGCTTCGATGGATGCCAGAACTGGGGAATGTTGGGCTCGTTCCAGACTTCCCAGTAGCGCACGCGCCCACGAAAGCACTTGGCCAAGGCACGCACATAATTATCCCACGCCTCGCGCACCGCATCTCCGTAGTAGAGCGGCACATGCCCCACCGCTGACTCATGCGGCACATCAGGCATGTAGAGTTGATTGCCGAAAGTAATCGAGAAAAAGGGCTCGACCCCCACCGCCAAGAGCTGATCTACGATCTCCTCCAACCAGGTAAAGTCATAGATCCCCACTTCAAGCTCACAACGACTCCAGCCCGTTTGCACACGGGCCCATTTGGCACCAAGCTTTTCCAGCAGCGGATACACTGGCTCCGGATCAAACATGAAGCGATCCAGGGTCTCAAAGCCGACACCGATTTTTGACGACTTGATCTCCGTGGCCTTGCGTACGGACATCTTTCCTAGCACTGGCATGCCACAGGCAGCAAGATCAGTGAGTTGTTCTTGTTTCAGTTTCGGCACATCTTGCACCTCAACAAAGCGGGAGGGATTTAATTCTGTGGTCATAGTGGTGGCGCTCTATTTTTTGAAGATAAACCCGCTGTCCTTGGGGCGGATGTCCGTTAAGGTGCCCTTGTAGTGACGCAGGTCATGCGCCTGATAGGGGTGCGCTTTCATCGCTTCGATATCGATTTCGACACCTAAGCCCGGCACTTGCGGAATCGTCAGGCAACCATCCTCGAAGCCCGCTTCTTCTTGTGCAATCTCCGTGCGCCAGTTCACATCGGTCGCCATGGTTTCCAGGCGACGGATGTTCATCGTCGAGGCCGCAATGTGCAGTGTCGCCGCATTCGCGACCGGACCACAGGGGTTGTGCGGGCAACATGGCAAGAAATAGCCTTCGGCAGTTTCGGCGATTCGCTTCAGTTCCGACATGCCCCCCACATGAGTGACGTCCGGCTGCGCAAAGTCCGCACAGCGTGACTCAAAAAACGAGATGTAGTCCCAGCGGCTATACAAGCGCTCCCCCGCTGCAATTGGCACGCGACTGCGACGACGCACATCTGCCAGCGCTTCCAAATTACCCGGCGGAAGCGGCTCTTCAAACCAGCCCACATTATGCGCTGCAATCATATCTGCCGCACGCACCGCGGTCGGAACATCAAAGCGACCATGTCCTTCAATCAAAAGCTCCGCCTTACCATCCACCACCTCTGCCACAGCGGCCACACAGGCTTCAGCCTTTTTCAACTCCGCGGGCGTCAGTTCCAAGTAGGCCGCACCAAAGGGGTCCCACTTCAGCCCCTTATACCCGGCTTCCATCGCAAGCTTCGCTTTTGCCGCAAACTCCTCCGGCTCCTTCGCACCCGAAAACCAGGCGTTGGCGTAGCAGGTTATACGATCACGCACCGCACCACCAA
The nucleotide sequence above comes from Coraliomargarita algicola. Encoded proteins:
- a CDS encoding GH39 family glycosyl hydrolase, whose protein sequence is MTTELNPSRFVEVQDVPKLKQEQLTDLAACGMPVLGKMSVRKATEIKSSKIGVGFETLDRFMFDPEPVYPLLEKLGAKWARVQTGWSRCELEVGIYDFTWLEEIVDQLLAVGVEPFFSITFGNQLYMPDVPHESAVGHVPLYYGDAVREAWDNYVRALAKCFRGRVRYWEVWNEPNIPQFWHPSKPNGAEYAELVKVTAAAVRQSIPEAKIVGGAMSKMDPPFLEAALKAGLTDAIDVFSFHPYQSVPEANLQNMHDLVRRMLKQYSGGKAIDVWQGENGCPSQTEGHNDDWLGLYATDQVVQAKWVARRILVDLKTGFDMALYFHAIDLMGRPYRQAGGEVKMPVMMGLINGATYEPKYSFEVFQRVCSLFDDASEQRELFYRFMNPDEAHPQQSAVLATPMAVSFVREGVPLLAFWNTEDPQQKKPAREMDLVFWADSELTFEHPVLLDLMTGQVHEVAAFAEPFICDDAHVGTRFRIPLTDYPLVLTDKSLFPSI
- a CDS encoding mandelate racemase/muconate lactonizing enzyme family protein codes for the protein MKITAITPYICDCFRTNWVFLKVETDEGVYGWGEASLEYREKTVVEAMLEIARNVIGRNAFEIQSIWDEANREVYFRGGPVYMSALGALEMALWDIKGKALGVPVYELFGGAVRDRITCYANAWFSGAKEPEEFAAKAKLAMEAGYKGLKWDPFGAAYLELTPAELKKAEACVAAVAEVVDGKAELLIEGHGRFDVPTAVRAADMIAAHNVGWFEEPLPPGNLEALADVRRRSRVPIAAGERLYSRWDYISFFESRCADFAQPDVTHVGGMSELKRIAETAEGYFLPCCPHNPCGPVANAATLHIAASTMNIRRLETMATDVNWRTEIAQEEAGFEDGCLTIPQVPGLGVEIDIEAMKAHPYQAHDLRHYKGTLTDIRPKDSGFIFKK